A single Natrinema pellirubrum DSM 15624 DNA region contains:
- a CDS encoding HalOD1 output domain-containing protein has product MVEGGDTVGEPSNRPPSQAVIEAVAEAEGVTPEGLAPPAYEPLHAVVDPTALDGLFAARSDGTDRPSGTVSFRFCGYDVTVDRDGRVALEEPTEPAD; this is encoded by the coding sequence ATGGTGGAGGGTGGCGATACCGTTGGCGAACCGTCGAACCGGCCGCCGAGTCAGGCGGTGATCGAAGCCGTCGCCGAGGCCGAAGGCGTCACACCGGAGGGACTCGCCCCGCCGGCGTACGAACCGCTACACGCCGTCGTCGATCCGACGGCGCTCGACGGGCTCTTCGCTGCCCGGTCGGACGGCACGGACCGACCGAGCGGCACCGTCTCGTTTCGGTTCTGTGGCTACGACGTGACCGTCGATCGGGACGGTCGGGTCGCGCTCGAGGAGCCGACTGAGCCGGCCGACTGA
- a CDS encoding thiamine-phosphate synthase family protein: protein MQFVEEIVVDEFLPTVRSLLAGDLRDRGLTQSEVAAVLGISQSAVSKYAHGDVTVNDRIADDDRVQSLVDELGSGLAGGETSPVQALIELEVLIRELESGGDLLAQLHEEAVPELADHGSSFRVHDPESDLRSSERVLSSLRRGLRVLETTSGFTGLIPAVGSNLVACTPDAEGVDDVAGVPGRIFDVKGRATVPADPEFGVSEHVARVLLAARRHGAAVAAGINVTYDPDLIDELAQRGHVAAEFDESGDVASSVGAAIEEEPEATVLYQTGGMGIEPLIYVLGSDAESVADTIRSLV from the coding sequence ATGCAATTCGTCGAAGAAATCGTCGTGGACGAGTTTCTGCCCACCGTCCGCTCGCTGCTTGCCGGCGATCTCCGCGATCGCGGACTCACCCAGAGCGAGGTGGCCGCGGTCCTCGGCATCAGCCAGAGTGCCGTCTCGAAGTACGCCCACGGCGACGTGACCGTCAACGACCGCATCGCAGACGACGACCGCGTCCAGTCCCTCGTCGACGAACTCGGCAGCGGGCTGGCCGGCGGCGAAACCTCGCCGGTCCAGGCCCTGATCGAACTCGAGGTCCTGATCCGCGAACTGGAGAGCGGCGGCGACCTCCTCGCACAGCTCCACGAGGAGGCCGTCCCGGAACTAGCAGACCACGGCTCGAGCTTTCGGGTCCACGACCCCGAGAGCGACCTGCGCTCGAGCGAGCGAGTCCTCTCCTCGCTGCGCCGGGGGCTGCGGGTCCTCGAGACCACGAGCGGCTTTACGGGGCTGATCCCTGCGGTCGGCTCGAACCTCGTCGCCTGTACGCCCGACGCCGAAGGGGTCGACGACGTGGCCGGCGTCCCGGGCCGGATCTTCGACGTGAAGGGGCGGGCGACCGTCCCCGCCGACCCCGAGTTCGGCGTCTCCGAACACGTCGCGCGCGTGCTGCTCGCCGCCCGCCGCCACGGGGCCGCCGTCGCGGCCGGGATCAACGTCACGTACGATCCGGATCTGATCGATGAGTTGGCTCAGCGGGGCCACGTCGCCGCCGAGTTCGACGAGTCGGGCGACGTCGCCTCGAGCGTCGGCGCGGCGATCGAGGAGGAACCCGAAGCGACCGTCCTCTACCAGACCGGCGGGATGGGGATCGAGCCGCTGATCTACGTCCTCGGATCGGACGCGGAGTCGGTCGCGGACACGATCCGATCGCTGGTCTGA
- a CDS encoding DUF420 domain-containing protein has protein sequence MATADARRRLRERPKGATILLTIVGYALVLGTFLLDVPIYPDLTNAQVNLLSHLIAGINTTATIVLTLGWYWIRNGEVEKHRLAMVSGFVLILGFLVVYLLKVGGGGTKEFVGPDPVYYAYLVMLAIHIILSIVSVPVVLYALILGLTHTPAELRRTAHARVGRIAAAAWILSLFLGVVTYVLLNHVFDYEFAAMLVPVLF, from the coding sequence ATGGCAACCGCTGACGCGAGACGGCGACTCCGGGAGCGGCCGAAGGGTGCGACGATCCTCCTGACCATCGTCGGCTACGCGCTGGTACTTGGCACCTTCCTGCTGGACGTGCCGATCTACCCCGACCTGACGAACGCACAGGTCAACCTGCTCTCGCATCTCATCGCGGGTATCAACACCACCGCGACGATCGTCCTGACGCTCGGCTGGTACTGGATCCGCAACGGCGAGGTCGAGAAACACCGGCTGGCGATGGTCTCGGGATTTGTCCTGATCCTGGGCTTTCTGGTCGTCTACCTGCTGAAGGTCGGCGGCGGCGGGACCAAGGAGTTCGTCGGCCCCGATCCGGTCTACTACGCCTACCTGGTCATGCTCGCGATCCACATCATCCTCTCGATCGTGTCCGTCCCCGTGGTCCTCTACGCCCTGATTCTCGGGCTGACCCACACGCCCGCGGAACTGCGCCGAACGGCTCACGCCCGGGTCGGGCGGATCGCCGCCGCCGCGTGGATCCTGAGTCTGTTCCTCGGGGTCGTCACCTACGTCCTGCTCAATCACGTCTTCGACTACGAGTTCGCGGCGATGCTGGTCCCAGTACTGTTCTGA